The following proteins are co-located in the Roseovarius arcticus genome:
- the metH gene encoding methionine synthase: MTRHLRLSGLEPFVLTPDIPFVNVGERTNVTGSAKFRKLITNRDYTAALAVALDQVENGAQIIDINMDEGLIDSKAAMVDFLNLVASEPDIARVPVMIDSSKWEVIEAGLKCVQGKSIVNSISMKEGEDAFRHHARLCLAYGAAVVVMAFDEQGQADTCARKTEICARAYRILVDEVGFPPEDIIFDPNVFAVATGIEEHNNYGVDFIEATRWIRKNLPHAHVSGGVSNLSFSFRGNERVREAMHAVFLYHAIQAGMDMGIVNAGQLVVYDQIDPDLRERCEDVVLNRREDATERMLEIAERFRGGTREEKVRDLAWREWSVEKRLEHALVNGITEFIDADTEEARQAAQRPLHVIEGPLMAGMNVVGDLFGAGKMFLPQVVKSARVMKQAVAILLPFMEEEKRLNGGEGRQSAGKILMATVKGDVHDIGKNIVGVVLACNNYEIIDLGVMVPPQKILETARAENVDIIGLSGLITPSLDEMAHMASEMEREGFEIPLLIGGATTSKVHTAVKIAPRYSKSQAVYVLDASRAVGVVSKLLNPDAKVAYLKGIRDEYVTVTERHERSERAKERVPLATAQANAMKIDWSGYSVPAPTFTGSRVIDDWDLAQIARYIDWTPFFRTWELKGVYPKILKDQRQGEAARALFADAQAMLQQIIDEKWFGPRAVVGFWPANSVGDDIQLFSGGDRTDKLATLHTLRQQHAKRPGRPNLALADFVAPEGTADYVGGFVVTAGPEEATIAKDFERANDSYSSILVKALADRFAEAMAEMLHQRVRRELWPYAPGETFAPDELIGEPYQGIRPAPGYPAQPDHTEKLTLFRLLDAEAATGVELTESMAMWPGSSVSGLYIAHPDAYYFGVAKVERDQVQDYANRKGMDFVDAERWLAPILNYIPNPVSALAAE; encoded by the coding sequence ATGACCCGCCATCTACGCCTTTCGGGCCTCGAGCCGTTTGTTTTGACCCCTGACATCCCGTTCGTGAACGTGGGCGAGCGTACGAATGTCACCGGCTCGGCTAAATTCCGCAAACTGATTACCAATCGGGATTACACCGCTGCCTTGGCCGTCGCGTTGGATCAGGTCGAAAACGGCGCGCAAATCATCGACATCAACATGGACGAGGGGCTGATTGACTCAAAGGCCGCGATGGTGGATTTTCTAAATCTCGTTGCCTCCGAACCTGATATCGCCCGCGTGCCCGTGATGATCGACAGCTCAAAATGGGAGGTGATCGAGGCGGGCCTGAAATGCGTTCAGGGCAAATCCATCGTGAACTCCATCAGCATGAAAGAGGGCGAGGACGCTTTTCGCCACCACGCGCGCCTGTGCCTGGCCTATGGCGCGGCCGTCGTGGTGATGGCCTTTGACGAACAAGGCCAGGCCGATACCTGCGCGCGCAAGACCGAAATCTGCGCCCGCGCCTACCGCATTTTGGTGGACGAGGTCGGCTTTCCACCCGAGGATATCATCTTTGACCCTAACGTCTTTGCCGTAGCGACAGGAATTGAGGAGCATAACAATTACGGCGTCGATTTCATCGAGGCGACCCGCTGGATCCGCAAAAACCTGCCGCATGCCCACGTCTCGGGCGGGGTATCAAACCTGTCGTTTTCCTTTCGCGGGAACGAGCGTGTGCGCGAGGCGATGCACGCCGTTTTCCTCTACCACGCCATTCAGGCGGGCATGGATATGGGTATCGTCAACGCAGGCCAGTTGGTGGTCTACGACCAGATTGACCCCGATCTGCGCGAGAGGTGCGAGGACGTCGTGCTAAACCGCCGCGAAGACGCAACTGAGCGGATGCTAGAGATCGCCGAACGCTTTCGCGGTGGCACACGCGAGGAAAAGGTGCGCGATCTGGCGTGGCGCGAATGGTCTGTGGAAAAGCGGCTGGAACATGCGCTGGTCAACGGCATCACCGAATTTATAGATGCCGATACCGAAGAGGCGCGGCAGGCAGCCCAGCGCCCCTTGCACGTGATTGAGGGCCCGCTGATGGCAGGGATGAATGTCGTCGGCGATCTGTTCGGCGCAGGCAAAATGTTCCTTCCGCAGGTGGTGAAATCCGCACGCGTAATGAAGCAGGCTGTCGCGATCCTGCTGCCGTTCATGGAAGAAGAAAAGCGCCTGAACGGCGGCGAGGGACGCCAATCTGCCGGAAAAATCCTGATGGCGACCGTCAAAGGCGACGTACATGATATCGGCAAGAACATCGTGGGCGTCGTGCTGGCCTGCAACAATTATGAGATCATCGACCTTGGCGTCATGGTCCCGCCACAGAAAATCCTCGAAACCGCGCGCGCGGAAAATGTGGATATCATCGGGCTGTCCGGCCTGATCACGCCCAGCCTAGACGAGATGGCGCATATGGCCTCCGAAATGGAGCGGGAAGGCTTTGAGATACCCCTGTTGATCGGCGGGGCGACCACATCCAAAGTGCATACGGCGGTAAAGATCGCGCCGCGCTATAGCAAAAGTCAGGCTGTCTATGTCCTTGATGCCAGCCGCGCCGTCGGGGTTGTTAGCAAGCTTTTGAACCCGGACGCTAAAGTTGCTTATCTTAAAGGCATTCGGGACGAATACGTCACCGTGACAGAGCGACATGAGAGGTCGGAACGCGCGAAGGAGCGTGTGCCACTTGCTACTGCGCAGGCAAATGCGATGAAAATCGACTGGTCCGGCTATAGCGTCCCGGCGCCTACCTTCACCGGATCACGGGTAATAGATGATTGGGATCTGGCCCAGATCGCCCGCTACATCGACTGGACGCCGTTCTTTCGCACATGGGAGTTGAAGGGCGTATATCCAAAAATCCTCAAAGACCAGCGCCAAGGAGAGGCGGCGCGCGCCCTGTTCGCCGACGCCCAAGCCATGCTGCAACAGATCATCGACGAAAAATGGTTCGGCCCGCGCGCTGTGGTCGGCTTTTGGCCTGCCAATTCGGTGGGCGACGACATTCAGCTATTTTCCGGTGGCGACCGCACGGACAAGCTGGCCACGCTGCACACGCTGCGCCAGCAGCACGCCAAGCGGCCCGGACGGCCCAATCTGGCCTTAGCTGATTTCGTCGCCCCCGAAGGCACGGCCGATTACGTTGGCGGCTTTGTGGTGACAGCAGGGCCAGAGGAGGCAACGATCGCCAAAGACTTTGAGCGTGCAAACGACAGCTACTCGTCCATTTTGGTCAAGGCGTTGGCCGACCGTTTTGCCGAAGCGATGGCGGAAATGTTGCATCAACGCGTCCGGCGCGAGCTTTGGCCATATGCACCCGGCGAAACGTTCGCCCCGGACGAGTTAATCGGCGAGCCATATCAAGGCATCCGCCCCGCGCCCGGTTATCCGGCCCAGCCCGACCACACCGAAAAGCTGACGCTGTTCAGGCTTCTGGACGCAGAGGCAGCGACAGGCGTGGAACTGACCGAAAGTATGGCGATGTGGCCGGGATCATCAGTATCCGGGCTCTATATCGCCCATCCGGACGCTTATTATTTCGGCGTGGCCAAGGTCGAGCGGGATCAGGTGCAGGATTACGCAAACCGCAAGGGAATGGATTTCGTTGACGCGGAACGCTGGCTCGCTCCAATCCTGAACTACATTCCCAATCCCGTGTCAGCGTTGGCTGCTGAATAA
- a CDS encoding DUF6789 family protein: MTNLKNGFVAGFAATAVLSVLMVIKGMMGVMPELDVAAMIATMMGASIVVGWIVHFMIGTLAWGGGFAVLYDMIPGTSAVMKGIVFGIAAWLGMMIVVMPMAGAGFFGMNFGVMAPVMTLVLHIIFGAVLGKVYAAMPATGQTA, translated from the coding sequence ATGACAAATCTCAAGAATGGCTTTGTGGCCGGTTTCGCAGCAACCGCTGTGCTGTCTGTGCTGATGGTGATCAAGGGCATGATGGGCGTGATGCCCGAGCTTGATGTGGCAGCGATGATCGCCACGATGATGGGTGCTTCGATTGTTGTGGGCTGGATCGTCCATTTCATGATCGGAACGCTGGCATGGGGCGGTGGTTTCGCCGTGCTCTATGATATGATCCCGGGCACCAGCGCCGTTATGAAGGGTATTGTATTCGGCATTGCCGCGTGGCTGGGCATGATGATCGTGGTCATGCCAATGGCGGGCGCGGGCTTCTTTGGCATGAATTTCGGAGTGATGGCGCCGGTCATGACGCTGGTGCTGCATATCATCTTTGGGGCCGTCCTTGGGAAGGTCTACGCCGCCATGCCCGCAACTGGGCAAACCGCCTGA
- a CDS encoding MarC family protein has translation MDWTALTKELVTLLVVIDPVGSIPVFLFAVQNVPTRLHRRFALRAVAIATLVLLAFLAGGQLLLETLGLRLGSFQIAGGVILFIFAMTMIFGDSKPTREIEEAGRDHLAGAVFPLAMPSIASPGAMLVIVILTDNHTESIAEQTVTAGLLILVMAFTLMLLLVATFIHRVIGNTGASVISRVMGIVLATIAVDAILGGLDALGVLDVAPPTVESTLTEVPE, from the coding sequence ATGGATTGGACCGCACTTACCAAAGAATTGGTCACGCTTCTCGTGGTCATAGACCCGGTGGGGTCGATCCCGGTTTTCCTGTTTGCCGTTCAAAATGTACCGACCCGCCTACATCGCCGCTTTGCTTTGCGCGCTGTCGCCATTGCCACCCTCGTGCTGCTTGCGTTCCTCGCTGGTGGGCAACTTCTGCTGGAAACGCTGGGCCTGCGCCTTGGCTCGTTCCAGATCGCTGGCGGCGTCATCCTGTTTATTTTTGCGATGACCATGATCTTTGGCGATTCTAAGCCTACGCGCGAAATCGAGGAGGCGGGGCGGGACCACCTCGCTGGTGCCGTGTTCCCGCTTGCCATGCCTTCTATCGCCTCGCCGGGCGCCATGCTGGTCATCGTGATTTTGACAGACAATCATACCGAATCCATCGCCGAACAGACCGTCACAGCGGGACTTTTGATCTTGGTAATGGCCTTTACGCTGATGCTTTTACTAGTGGCGACATTCATTCACCGGGTGATCGGAAACACGGGCGCAAGCGTGATCAGCCGCGTCATGGGAATCGTCCTTGCCACTATTGCCGTCGACGCGATTTTGGGCGGGCTTGACGCGCTTGGAGTGCTCGATGTTGCGCCTCCGACGGTGGAAAGCACGCTGACTGAGGTGCCGGAATAA
- a CDS encoding YHYH protein — MSHLTHPLARLILASALLKPGLASAHSDVSHFAKAAFVEAPEVVDCTLENGVQTQCYQLKVGYLPEGLNVGPFCPATLDDEGGVWDWTGDDAGLYRINREFLMMLDSLGYRFFDADGTVHVVDNASTPPEDDHACINVTADESVEITMLVPIEPVMAKTVTNLGTVAKVGVALDGVPIFADAPSIQQTGHMPALDVCGGHIDPGGWYHWHATSTDIGTVFKAEGVAADCALTQDASAMFGYAFDGFAMYGSTDVGGTVPDDLDQCNGHIRPTADDSAIYHYHATATFPNLPACLVGVSAQGNFSTTAAQGIGAAGAGAGPS, encoded by the coding sequence ATGTCACACCTGACCCATCCCTTGGCGCGGCTGATACTTGCATCTGCCTTATTGAAGCCCGGCCTCGCCAGCGCCCATTCGGATGTTTCGCACTTCGCCAAGGCAGCCTTTGTCGAAGCGCCTGAGGTGGTGGACTGCACCTTGGAGAATGGAGTGCAGACCCAGTGTTACCAGCTTAAAGTAGGCTATCTTCCTGAGGGGTTGAACGTCGGGCCATTCTGCCCGGCGACGCTGGACGACGAAGGCGGTGTCTGGGACTGGACTGGCGATGATGCCGGGCTTTACCGCATAAATCGCGAATTCCTGATGATGCTCGACAGCCTCGGCTACCGCTTTTTTGATGCGGACGGTACGGTCCATGTTGTCGACAATGCGTCTACGCCGCCCGAGGACGATCACGCGTGTATCAACGTCACTGCTGATGAGAGTGTTGAGATCACAATGCTGGTTCCCATTGAGCCCGTGATGGCCAAGACGGTCACAAATCTCGGCACTGTTGCCAAGGTGGGCGTGGCCCTCGACGGCGTGCCGATCTTTGCCGATGCGCCGTCGATCCAGCAGACTGGGCACATGCCCGCGCTAGACGTCTGCGGCGGCCATATTGATCCGGGCGGATGGTATCACTGGCATGCGACCTCGACAGATATAGGAACTGTGTTCAAGGCAGAGGGCGTCGCAGCCGACTGCGCGCTGACGCAGGACGCAAGCGCGATGTTCGGATACGCCTTTGACGGCTTCGCGATGTATGGCAGCACGGATGTCGGCGGCACGGTCCCTGACGACCTTGACCAGTGCAACGGCCATATCAGGCCGACAGCAGATGACAGCGCAATCTATCACTACCATGCGACGGCGACCTTCCCGAACCTGCCCGCCTGTCTGGTGGGGGTTTCTGCGCAAGGCAATTTTTCGACCACTGCGGCGCAGGGCATCGGTGCAGCGGGTGCTGGGGCAGGGCCATCCTGA
- a CDS encoding anti-sigma factor family protein, whose protein sequence is MLTCRDLAEQADAFLDGEMSLAKRLQVRLHMSMCNGCARFMKQMRITRSLITAEGCCAGAGVEDKTVDTQIDSILDVFENRKQSRG, encoded by the coding sequence ATGCTGACCTGCCGCGATCTTGCCGAACAAGCTGATGCTTTTCTCGACGGAGAGATGAGCCTTGCAAAGAGGTTGCAGGTTCGCCTGCATATGTCGATGTGCAACGGCTGTGCGCGGTTCATGAAACAGATGAGGATAACGCGAAGCCTGATCACGGCTGAAGGTTGCTGTGCAGGCGCGGGAGTAGAGGACAAAACGGTCGACACCCAGATCGACAGCATCCTTGACGTGTTTGAAAACAGGAAACAGTCCAGAGGCTGA
- a CDS encoding patatin-like phospholipase family protein, whose amino-acid sequence MQAVSNTPKPPKPAKNRKRINLALQGGGAHGAFTWGVLDFILEDGRLEIDAISGTSAGAMNAVALADGYTAGGADGAREKLEGFWRTMSDAAENSPIKRAPIDVLMGNWSLDRSWGFHALDAMSRIFSPYQLNPMNMNPLRDVLEDCVDFSCVRSCHKIKLYISATNVETGKVKVFDSRHLTSDMVMASACLPNVYQAVVIDGVPYWDGGYIGNPALFPFHSGSDTSDIIVVQINPVERKGIPRTPQEIQNRVNEIAFNSSLLKELRAIDFVARLIDEGKLDEAQYRRERIHIIGNQDALIPFGASSKMNAEWAFLTHLRDLGRETAQAWLAEHFDDVGQRSTVNLREMFMGVGPQHQG is encoded by the coding sequence ATGCAAGCTGTAAGCAATACCCCAAAACCGCCCAAACCAGCCAAGAACCGCAAACGCATCAATCTGGCGCTGCAAGGGGGCGGTGCTCACGGTGCGTTCACTTGGGGTGTGCTGGACTTTATTCTGGAAGATGGCCGACTGGAGATTGACGCCATTTCCGGCACCTCGGCTGGTGCAATGAACGCCGTGGCGCTGGCCGATGGCTATACGGCAGGTGGTGCCGACGGCGCGCGCGAAAAGCTGGAGGGGTTTTGGCGCACAATGTCTGACGCCGCAGAGAACAGCCCGATCAAGCGTGCACCAATCGACGTGTTGATGGGAAATTGGAGTCTTGATCGGTCCTGGGGCTTTCACGCGCTGGACGCAATGTCGCGAATTTTTTCGCCCTACCAGCTGAACCCGATGAACATGAATCCGCTGCGCGATGTGCTCGAAGATTGTGTGGATTTTTCCTGTGTCCGAAGCTGCCACAAGATAAAGCTGTATATTTCCGCCACCAATGTCGAAACAGGCAAGGTCAAGGTTTTCGACAGCCGCCATCTCACCTCCGATATGGTGATGGCCTCGGCCTGTCTTCCAAACGTCTATCAGGCGGTTGTGATCGACGGCGTGCCCTATTGGGATGGCGGCTATATTGGCAACCCGGCGCTTTTCCCGTTCCATTCCGGCAGCGACACGTCCGATATAATCGTTGTCCAGATCAACCCTGTCGAGCGCAAGGGTATCCCCCGCACTCCGCAAGAAATCCAGAACCGTGTAAATGAAATTGCCTTCAATTCCAGCCTGCTCAAGGAGTTGCGTGCAATCGATTTCGTGGCTCGCCTGATCGACGAAGGTAAGCTGGACGAGGCACAGTACCGCCGCGAACGCATCCACATCATCGGCAATCAGGACGCGCTGATCCCTTTTGGGGCATCCTCCAAGATGAATGCCGAATGGGCGTTCCTGACACATTTGCGCGATTTGGGGCGCGAGACGGCGCAAGCTTGGCTCGCCGAGCATTTTGACGATGTCGGACAGCGGTCAACGGTGAATCTTCGCGAAATGTTCATGGGAGTTGGCCCGCAACATCAGGGTTGA
- a CDS encoding homocysteine S-methyltransferase family protein — MTASPRSIADTLAALAQQRILILDGAMGTQIQSLKLGEEDYAGRGSGHVCRHHTDHPQKGNNDLLILTQPEALEEIHFDFAIAGADIVETNTFSATTIAQADYGLQAAVHDLNEQGARIVRRALDRATAIDGKQRFVAGAVGPTNRTASLSPDVSDPGYRAVTFDDLRTAYGQQIRGLIAGGADVIMIETIFDTLNAKAAIFACFEAFEEHGQRLPIMISGTITDASGRTLSGQTPTAFWHSIKHARPFTVGLNCALGAAAMRPHMAELAGVVNTFTCAYPNAGLPNAFGLYDEGPDDTARQLAGFAKEGLVNVVGGCCGTTPDHIRAIAEAVAPFAPRQILLEQAA, encoded by the coding sequence ATGACCGCCTCCCCCCGATCTATTGCCGACACCCTTGCCGCGCTGGCGCAGCAGAGGATCCTGATACTGGATGGCGCAATGGGAACGCAGATCCAGAGTCTTAAGCTGGGCGAGGAAGACTATGCCGGGCGCGGGTCCGGCCATGTGTGCCGCCACCACACCGACCACCCGCAAAAGGGCAACAACGACCTGCTGATCCTGACGCAACCGGAGGCGCTGGAGGAAATCCATTTCGACTTTGCCATCGCGGGCGCGGACATTGTTGAAACTAACACATTCTCCGCGACCACCATTGCCCAAGCTGATTATGGGCTGCAGGCCGCGGTGCACGATCTGAATGAACAAGGCGCGCGGATCGTGCGCCGCGCGCTGGACCGCGCCACCGCGATCGATGGCAAACAGCGCTTTGTGGCCGGTGCAGTTGGGCCGACGAACCGGACCGCATCACTCTCCCCAGATGTCAGCGATCCGGGCTATCGCGCGGTCACGTTCGACGATTTGCGCACCGCCTATGGCCAGCAGATTCGCGGCCTGATTGCAGGCGGCGCAGACGTGATCATGATCGAGACGATCTTTGACACGCTGAACGCAAAGGCCGCGATATTTGCATGTTTCGAGGCGTTCGAGGAACACGGGCAACGCCTGCCGATCATGATTTCTGGCACCATCACCGATGCGTCGGGTCGCACGCTGTCGGGCCAGACGCCAACCGCGTTCTGGCATTCCATCAAGCACGCACGCCCCTTTACTGTCGGGCTGAATTGCGCGTTGGGCGCGGCAGCGATGCGCCCGCATATGGCCGAGCTTGCAGGCGTGGTTAATACGTTTACCTGCGCCTACCCCAACGCCGGCCTGCCCAATGCTTTTGGCCTCTATGATGAGGGACCGGACGACACGGCGCGCCAGCTAGCCGGATTCGCCAAGGAGGGCTTGGTGAACGTGGTGGGCGGCTGCTGCGGCACCACCCCCGATCACATCCGCGCCATCGCGGAGGCGGTAGCGCCGTTTGCCCCGCGCCAAATTCTATTGGAGCAAGCAGCATGA